The Nitrogeniibacter aestuarii genome has a window encoding:
- the mdcC gene encoding malonate decarboxylase acyl carrier protein: protein MERFEITLPAQPAGAARQTALTGVVSSGNLEVLVEAGANPSACTIEVNTSAHGFRDIWEAVLSDFAERHPAGGLRIAINDAGATPAVVSLRLAQAFEDSTGEASSVGARPPEGDAPPPSGRMSRSDRRVEK, encoded by the coding sequence ATGGAACGATTTGAAATCACCCTGCCCGCCCAACCCGCGGGTGCTGCCCGGCAGACCGCCCTCACCGGCGTCGTCTCCTCGGGCAACCTGGAAGTGCTGGTCGAGGCGGGTGCGAACCCGTCGGCCTGCACCATCGAGGTCAACACTTCGGCCCACGGCTTTCGCGACATCTGGGAAGCGGTGCTGAGCGACTTTGCCGAGCGCCACCCGGCCGGGGGCCTGCGCATTGCCATCAACGATGCCGGCGCCACGCCCGCCGTGGTGAGCCTGCGCCTGGCCCAGGCCTTTGAAGACAGCACCGGGGAAGCATCAAGCGTCGGCGCACGGCCGCCCGAAGGCGACGCGCCTCCTCCCTCGGGGAGGATGTCGCGAAGCGACAGGAGGGTAGAAAAATGA
- the mdcA gene encoding malonate decarboxylase subunit alpha, with protein sequence MSASQQWNTLQQGRMRRLERAAALAQGKRVEADKVVELLEAIIEPGDRICIEGNNQKQADFLARAMVQTDPERVRELHLVQSVLSLPEHVDIIERGQVSRIDFSFSGPQSGRLARLVESGRITIGAIHTYLELFGRYFVDLTPHVALVAAQMADRQGNLYTGPNTEDTPAIVEATAFKGGIVIAQVNEIVDTLPRVDIPADWVDFTVPAPTPHYVEPLFTRDPALITETQVLTAMIAIKGLYAEYGITRLNHGIGFDTAAIELLLPTYATELGLKGKICTHWALNPHPTLIPAIEAGFVQSVHSFGSEVGMEHYVAARPDVFFIGPDGSMRSNRAFCQAAGHYACDLFIGSTLQIDLHGNSSTATRGRIAGFGGAPNMGADARGRRHASPAWLKAGREGRGNIAMPRGQKLVAQVVETFREHMEPAFVERLDAWDLAESAGMDLPPVMIYSEDLTHIITEEGIAHLVRCRTPEEREQAIRGVAGYTPVGMGRDKRAVENLRDRGIVQRPEDLGIDPRQATRDLLAARNVKDLVHASGGLYDPPKKFRNW encoded by the coding sequence ATGAGCGCCTCTCAACAATGGAACACCCTCCAGCAGGGCCGCATGCGGCGGCTGGAGCGGGCCGCCGCCCTGGCGCAGGGCAAGCGGGTCGAGGCCGACAAGGTGGTCGAGCTGCTCGAAGCGATCATCGAACCGGGTGACCGCATCTGCATCGAGGGCAACAACCAGAAGCAGGCCGACTTCCTCGCCCGCGCCATGGTGCAGACCGACCCCGAGCGGGTGCGCGAGCTGCACCTGGTGCAGTCGGTGCTGTCGCTGCCCGAACATGTGGACATCATCGAGCGCGGCCAGGTCAGCCGCATCGACTTCTCCTTCTCGGGCCCGCAGTCCGGCCGCCTGGCGCGGCTGGTGGAGTCGGGGCGCATCACCATCGGCGCCATCCACACCTACCTGGAGCTGTTCGGCCGCTACTTCGTGGACCTCACGCCCCATGTGGCGCTGGTCGCGGCGCAGATGGCCGACCGCCAGGGCAACCTGTACACCGGCCCCAACACCGAGGACACACCCGCCATTGTGGAGGCCACCGCCTTCAAGGGCGGTATCGTCATCGCCCAGGTGAACGAGATCGTGGACACCCTGCCGCGGGTGGACATCCCCGCCGACTGGGTGGACTTCACCGTGCCGGCGCCCACGCCGCACTATGTGGAGCCCCTGTTCACCCGCGACCCGGCGCTCATCACCGAAACCCAGGTGCTCACCGCGATGATCGCCATCAAGGGCCTGTACGCGGAGTACGGCATCACTCGGCTCAACCACGGCATCGGCTTCGACACCGCCGCCATCGAGCTGCTGCTGCCCACCTACGCCACCGAACTCGGCCTCAAGGGCAAGATCTGCACCCACTGGGCGCTCAACCCGCACCCCACGCTGATCCCGGCCATCGAGGCCGGCTTCGTGCAGTCGGTGCATTCCTTCGGCTCCGAAGTGGGCATGGAGCACTACGTGGCCGCGCGGCCGGACGTGTTCTTCATCGGCCCCGACGGGTCCATGCGCTCCAACCGGGCCTTCTGCCAGGCCGCCGGCCACTACGCCTGCGATCTGTTCATCGGCTCGACCCTGCAGATCGACCTGCACGGCAACAGCTCCACCGCCACCCGCGGCCGCATCGCCGGTTTCGGCGGCGCGCCCAACATGGGGGCCGATGCCCGTGGCCGTCGCCATGCTTCGCCGGCCTGGCTCAAGGCCGGCCGGGAAGGGCGCGGCAACATCGCCATGCCGCGCGGCCAGAAGCTGGTCGCCCAGGTGGTGGAGACCTTCCGCGAACACATGGAGCCGGCCTTCGTCGAGCGTCTGGACGCCTGGGATCTGGCCGAATCGGCGGGCATGGACCTGCCACCGGTGATGATCTACAGCGAAGACCTCACCCACATCATCACCGAGGAAGGCATCGCCCACCTGGTGCGCTGCCGCACCCCGGAAGAGCGCGAACAGGCCATCCGCGGCGTAGCCGGCTACACCCCGGTGGGCATGGGCCGCGACAAGCGCGCAGTGGAGAACCTGCGTGACCGCGGCATCGTCCAGCGCCCGGAAGACCTGGGCATCGACCCGCGCCAGGCCACCCGCGACCTGCTTGCCGCCCGCAACGTCAAGGATCTGGTGCACGCCTCGGGCGGGCTCTACGATCCCCCGAAGAAGTTCCGCAACTGGTAG
- a CDS encoding TRAP transporter large permease: MMDTTTIGLLYSGVTLILLFSGMPIAFALGLSALGFMAVFMPSAHLGSVAETIFSELDNFTLLTIPLFVLMGAAIGKTRAGADIYNSLNAWLHKVPGGLGLANVFACAVFAAMCGSSPATCSAIGSSGIPQLVKRGYSEGLATGIIAAGGTLGILIPPSLTLILYGLASEQSIGRLFMAGIGPGTLLIVLFALWVMFKYKLERQMATGRDDAASQAILEDEQITWHDRLSALPRLLPFGILIAVIMVAMYGGWATPSEVAGIGAVGATVMVILLYQCYRPDDIKTILSGTIRESTMIMMIIATSFLFTYVMSYLGVTQKAATWLVELELSKWVFFFWVNVFIIVLGFFLPPVAIILMVTPILLPALNALNIDLIWFGIVMTILMELGLITPPVGLNLFVINGISPDIKLKNILLGSLPFIGLMLLAIVILCLVPGIATWLPNHFYQGG; this comes from the coding sequence ATGATGGATACGACCACCATTGGTCTGCTGTACTCGGGCGTCACGCTGATCCTGCTGTTCTCCGGCATGCCCATCGCCTTTGCCCTCGGCCTGTCCGCCCTGGGTTTCATGGCTGTCTTCATGCCTTCGGCCCATCTGGGTTCGGTGGCCGAAACGATCTTTTCCGAGCTGGACAACTTCACCCTGCTGACGATTCCACTGTTCGTGCTCATGGGCGCGGCCATCGGCAAGACGCGGGCCGGCGCGGACATCTACAACTCGCTCAATGCCTGGCTGCACAAGGTGCCCGGCGGCCTCGGCTTGGCCAACGTGTTCGCCTGCGCGGTGTTCGCCGCCATGTGCGGCTCCAGCCCGGCCACCTGCTCGGCCATCGGCTCCTCGGGCATCCCGCAGCTGGTCAAGCGCGGCTACTCCGAGGGCCTGGCCACCGGCATCATCGCCGCGGGCGGCACCCTGGGCATCCTGATTCCGCCTTCACTCACGCTGATTCTGTATGGCCTGGCCTCCGAGCAGTCCATCGGCCGCCTGTTCATGGCCGGCATCGGCCCGGGCACCCTGCTGATCGTGCTCTTCGCCCTGTGGGTGATGTTCAAGTACAAGCTCGAGCGCCAGATGGCCACCGGCCGCGACGATGCCGCCTCGCAAGCCATCCTCGAAGACGAACAGATCACCTGGCATGACCGCCTTTCGGCCCTGCCGCGCCTGCTGCCCTTCGGCATCCTCATCGCCGTGATCATGGTCGCCATGTACGGCGGCTGGGCAACGCCGTCGGAGGTGGCCGGCATCGGCGCCGTGGGCGCCACGGTGATGGTGATCCTGCTCTACCAGTGCTACCGGCCGGACGACATCAAGACCATCCTGTCGGGCACCATCCGCGAGAGCACGATGATCATGATGATCATCGCCACCTCCTTCCTGTTCACCTACGTGATGAGCTACCTCGGGGTGACCCAGAAGGCCGCCACCTGGCTGGTGGAGCTGGAGCTGTCCAAGTGGGTGTTCTTCTTCTGGGTGAACGTGTTCATCATCGTGCTGGGCTTCTTCCTGCCGCCGGTGGCCATCATCCTCATGGTGACGCCCATCCTGCTGCCGGCGCTCAACGCGCTCAACATCGACCTTATCTGGTTCGGCATCGTCATGACCATCCTCATGGAGCTGGGTCTGATCACGCCGCCGGTGGGCCTGAACCTGTTCGTGATCAACGGTATCTCGCCGGACATCAAGCTCAAGAACATCCTGCTGGGCAGCCTGCCCTTCATCGGGCTGATGCTGCTGGCCATCGTCATCCTGTGTCTGGTACCGGGCATCGCCACGTGGTTACCCAATCACTTCTATCAAGGGGGCTAA
- a CDS encoding GntR family transcriptional regulator: MSDTATPLRRSEQLGEEIEERIVTGQYRPGMRLDEQDLANEFGVSRTPIREALIQLASTGMIEMRPRRGAIVAQASATRLCEMFEVMAELEAMCGRLAARRITPAEQAELLEAHRACEAARDADDPDEYYRLNEVFHQRIYQASHNGFLAEQAEALHRRLRPYRRLQLRVRNRMRTSYSEHQAIVERILEGDSEGAADTLQRHVVVQGERFADLVASLQAMQTSDAA, encoded by the coding sequence ATGAGTGACACCGCGACTCCGCTGCGACGCTCTGAACAGCTGGGGGAAGAAATCGAGGAACGCATCGTGACCGGGCAATACCGCCCCGGCATGCGACTCGATGAGCAGGACCTCGCCAACGAATTCGGTGTCTCCCGCACGCCCATCCGCGAAGCCCTCATCCAGCTGGCCTCCACCGGCATGATCGAGATGCGTCCCCGACGCGGCGCCATCGTTGCCCAGGCCAGCGCCACGCGGCTGTGCGAGATGTTCGAAGTGATGGCCGAGCTCGAAGCCATGTGCGGCCGTCTCGCGGCACGACGCATCACCCCCGCCGAGCAGGCGGAACTGCTCGAAGCGCATCGCGCCTGCGAAGCGGCCCGCGATGCGGACGACCCGGATGAGTACTACCGGCTCAACGAGGTCTTCCATCAGCGCATCTACCAGGCGAGCCACAACGGCTTTCTCGCCGAGCAGGCCGAGGCGCTGCACCGCCGGCTTCGCCCCTATCGACGCCTGCAGCTGCGCGTGCGCAACCGCATGCGCACCTCCTATTCGGAGCATCAGGCCATCGTCGAGCGCATTCTCGAGGGCGACAGCGAAGGGGCGGCCGATACGCTCCAGCGCCATGTGGTCGTCCAGGGTGAGCGCTTTGCCGACCTGGTCGCTTCACTGCAGGCCATGCAGACTTCCGACGCAGCCTGA
- a CDS encoding TRAP transporter small permease, with protein sequence MNNATHSSAAPQPTEPGGRSVWRVFAQSVKGFNVLTGYLSAIVVVITSLVVCYGVFMRYFMDSPIDWGLELSIFLLIIATFMSAAYTQLQRGHVNIEVLEHILSPKANRVRYLIGDALSLVFCAFLAFNAWEFFLEAFEDGRITESTWGPKLWVPYLFMAIGSTALSLQLLVQIVDVLVGWKGRPHVTGPEWRE encoded by the coding sequence ATGAACAACGCCACCCACTCCTCGGCTGCCCCGCAGCCAACGGAGCCGGGTGGTCGGTCGGTCTGGCGCGTGTTTGCCCAGTCCGTGAAGGGCTTCAACGTCCTGACCGGCTACCTGTCCGCCATCGTCGTCGTCATCACCTCCCTCGTCGTGTGCTACGGCGTGTTCATGCGCTACTTCATGGACTCGCCCATCGACTGGGGGCTGGAGCTGTCGATCTTCCTGCTCATCATCGCCACCTTCATGAGCGCCGCCTACACCCAGCTGCAGCGCGGCCACGTAAACATCGAGGTGCTCGAACACATCCTCTCCCCCAAAGCCAACCGGGTGCGCTACCTGATTGGCGATGCCCTCTCGCTGGTGTTCTGTGCCTTCCTGGCCTTCAACGCCTGGGAGTTCTTCCTCGAAGCCTTCGAGGACGGCCGCATCACCGAAAGCACCTGGGGCCCGAAACTGTGGGTGCCCTATCTGTTCATGGCCATTGGCAGCACCGCCCTGTCGCTGCAGCTGCTGGTCCAGATCGTTGACGTGCTGGTCGGCTGGAAAGGCCGCCCCCATGTCACCGGCCCGGAATGGAGGGAATGA
- the dctP gene encoding TRAP transporter substrate-binding protein DctP, translating into MTKKPFRALVSALISATFVAMAPAAVHAADTTTLKLSHQFPASNGPDGDFRDQLARKFAAEVEQKTGGSLKIEIYPGSSLMKTKSQFSALRKGTLDLSVLPLAYGGGEVPEVTITLMPALVQSYEQGLRWKTAPIGVELEKILEEKGMKILTWVWQAGGIASRGEPVTKPADMKGLKVRGGDRSMDLLINGAGGAATNLPSSEIYSAMSTGVLDAALTSSTSLISYRLNEVAKSVTTARGKTFWFMFEPLLISMEAWNRLTPEQQKVVTEVGASLEPFAMEGAKRDDERLAEVYAASGDKVVDMDDAAFAEWVAIAKETAYKHFAENVKNGQALMDMAQSVK; encoded by the coding sequence ATGACAAAGAAGCCGTTCCGGGCACTCGTGTCCGCCCTCATCAGCGCCACCTTCGTGGCCATGGCGCCAGCCGCTGTTCACGCCGCCGACACCACGACGCTGAAGCTGTCGCACCAGTTCCCGGCCTCCAATGGCCCCGACGGCGACTTCCGCGACCAGCTGGCGCGCAAGTTTGCCGCCGAGGTCGAGCAGAAGACCGGTGGTTCGCTGAAGATCGAGATCTACCCGGGCAGCTCGCTCATGAAGACCAAGAGCCAGTTCAGCGCGCTGCGCAAGGGCACGCTGGATCTGTCCGTGCTGCCGCTGGCCTATGGCGGTGGTGAAGTGCCGGAAGTGACCATCACCCTGATGCCGGCCCTGGTGCAGAGCTACGAGCAGGGCCTGCGCTGGAAGACCGCGCCGATCGGCGTCGAACTGGAAAAGATCCTTGAAGAAAAGGGCATGAAGATCCTCACCTGGGTGTGGCAGGCCGGCGGGATCGCCAGCCGCGGCGAGCCGGTGACCAAGCCGGCCGACATGAAGGGCCTGAAAGTGCGCGGCGGTGACCGCAGCATGGACCTGCTCATCAATGGCGCCGGCGGTGCCGCCACCAACCTGCCGTCCAGCGAGATCTACAGCGCCATGTCCACCGGCGTGCTCGACGCGGCGCTGACCTCCAGCACCTCGCTGATCAGCTACCGCCTCAACGAAGTGGCCAAGTCGGTGACCACCGCGCGCGGCAAGACCTTCTGGTTCATGTTCGAGCCGCTGCTCATCTCCATGGAAGCCTGGAACCGCCTGACCCCCGAACAGCAGAAAGTGGTGACCGAAGTAGGCGCCTCGCTCGAGCCCTTCGCCATGGAAGGCGCCAAGCGCGACGATGAACGCCTGGCCGAGGTCTATGCCGCCTCGGGCGACAAGGTGGTGGACATGGACGACGCGGCGTTTGCCGAGTGGGTCGCCATTGCCAAGGAAACCGCCTACAAGCACTTCGCGGAAAACGTGAAGAACGGCCAGGCCCTGATGGACATGGCCCAGTCGGTGAAGTGA
- a CDS encoding MFS transporter: MSAANTESSRLAREAYTLLADDSEGRICKDIPESACNDQPGNFMRHVLSLGATKSADGFADAKLILAWLFGALGVPAWLTGLLVPVREAGALLPQLGIAAAIRGLAVRKWVWVIGSVGQGLAVIGIAIAALTLEGTAAGMVVVGLLAVAALARGACSVSYKDVLGKTVSKSTRGTATGAAGSASSVIVLLFGLALAFGVFPRTTATVAAVLLLAGGLWLAAAALFATLTEAPGATEGGGNALTLFRKQFALLGEDAQLRRFILVRALLVSTALSPPFLLAVSGEAGKGALDQLGGFIVASSLASFVSAYVWGRLSDRSSRKVLMLAGIVAAVALAGTAGLALVAPGLLEGVLVPAALLFVLMVAHQGVRLGRSTHIVDMADADQRANYTALSNTVIGVVLIAGGAFGVLAQVAGEVAVLAVFAFMAVLAAFSALGLDEVQQGR; the protein is encoded by the coding sequence ATGTCCGCCGCCAACACCGAATCCAGCCGCCTCGCACGCGAGGCCTACACCCTGCTTGCCGATGACAGCGAAGGCCGCATCTGCAAGGACATCCCCGAATCCGCGTGCAATGACCAGCCTGGCAACTTCATGCGTCATGTGCTCAGCCTGGGGGCCACCAAAAGCGCTGACGGTTTTGCCGACGCCAAACTCATCCTCGCCTGGCTGTTCGGGGCGCTGGGCGTGCCGGCCTGGCTGACCGGCCTGCTGGTGCCGGTGCGCGAGGCGGGCGCCCTGCTTCCGCAGTTGGGTATTGCGGCCGCCATCCGCGGTCTGGCGGTGCGCAAGTGGGTGTGGGTCATCGGCAGTGTCGGACAGGGGCTGGCAGTCATCGGCATCGCCATCGCCGCGCTCACGCTCGAGGGCACCGCCGCCGGCATGGTCGTCGTGGGCCTGCTGGCCGTCGCCGCGCTGGCACGCGGGGCCTGTTCGGTGAGCTACAAGGATGTGCTCGGCAAGACGGTATCCAAGTCCACCCGGGGTACTGCCACCGGTGCGGCCGGATCGGCCTCCTCGGTCATCGTCCTGCTGTTCGGCCTGGCACTGGCCTTTGGCGTTTTCCCCCGTACCACGGCGACGGTGGCCGCCGTGCTGCTGCTCGCGGGCGGCCTGTGGCTGGCCGCAGCGGCCTTGTTCGCCACCCTCACCGAGGCCCCCGGGGCCACCGAGGGCGGGGGCAACGCGCTGACCCTGTTCCGCAAGCAATTCGCCCTGCTCGGCGAGGATGCGCAACTACGCCGATTCATTCTGGTGCGGGCGCTGCTGGTCTCCACCGCCCTGTCACCCCCGTTTCTGCTCGCCGTGTCGGGCGAAGCCGGCAAGGGCGCGCTCGACCAGCTCGGCGGCTTCATCGTGGCCTCGTCACTGGCCAGTTTCGTGAGTGCGTATGTGTGGGGCCGCCTGTCGGACCGCTCCAGCCGCAAGGTGCTGATGCTCGCGGGCATCGTGGCCGCCGTCGCGCTGGCCGGAACCGCCGGCCTGGCGCTTGTGGCCCCGGGGCTTCTCGAAGGCGTGCTGGTCCCTGCCGCGCTGCTGTTCGTGCTGATGGTGGCGCACCAGGGGGTCCGCCTGGGCCGCTCCACGCATATCGTGGACATGGCCGATGCGGACCAGCGGGCAAACTACACCGCGCTGTCGAATACGGTCATCGGCGTCGTGCTGATCGCGGGGGGCGCCTTTGGTGTGCTGGCCCAGGTGGCGGGTGAGGTGGCGGTGCTGGCGGTGTTCGCGTTCATGGCCGTACTCGCCGCCTTCAGCGCCCTGGGCTTGGATGAAGTCCAGCAAGGGCGCTGA